One window from the genome of Fulvivirga lutea encodes:
- a CDS encoding TonB-dependent receptor: MMKIFTKYGFLLLFILGAYGITLAQNTTVSGQVTEGSSGDPLAGVNIVVKGKVIGTISDPNGNYNLSVDMAPPFTLVFSFIGFNTQEVEVTQSGATINVPMEEAALLGQEVVVSASRVEESILESPVTIEKMDIRAIRESAAPSFYDNIKTLKGIDVSTQSLTFTSINPRGFGANGNTRTVQLIDGIDNQAPGLNFPVGNIVGISELDLESVEILPGAASALYGPNAIQGIILMNSKSPFEYQGLSATAKLGVNHIDEEDDDMSAYHNYDFRYAKAFNNKFAFKVTASYLRANDFRAVDYRDFSSGVVERSAEYDPSQPGYRDGNRTYNGVNVYGEPTVNLGSVADGVIAGGGALGAQIAAIRPLIPNGEAGNFTPLGWTEPEFVDNTTESLKLGSALHYRLNDDLELIGQYNIGFGSTVYTANDRFVLDDFSIWTGKLELRGSNFYVRAYTTQEESGDSYAANTLASLINVETYIPQYFSNFAGARAAGQSVDASHAFARANTERLDVNDPDFKERFDRLRNTPISEGGAKFLDQTSLYQVEGMYNFADKIDFAEVIVGGNYRIYDLKSDGTLFALENIDSGDEFNMTEWGGYVQVKKSVFDERLDLTGSVRYDKNENFDGQFSPRISTVYSLGADRNHNIRASFQRGFRIPTTQDQYINLDVVTRRLVGSNQALVDQFNFRTNQVYTLTSLQNAQAGTGSLQAWTDFDFEPEKVGTGEIGYKGLIGNKLLIDGSYFYSEYSDLVVEVDLVQTATGNTSTGQTPIYAGPADPAGIVNGTTPIARYGFDVNSNRIVKVQGFAIGAEYSLPKGYQIAANVSYNELLDADVLRDAGFRAQFNTPEYRYNIKFANRKVTDKLGFSVNYRWQDAFLWESSYGVGVVPAFGTVDAQVSYKLSNLKSILKIGGSNITNERYTTSFGNPQLGAIYYVSITFDQFFN; this comes from the coding sequence ATGATGAAAATTTTTACTAAGTATGGATTCCTTCTCCTGTTTATTCTAGGAGCTTACGGGATTACCCTCGCACAGAATACTACTGTGTCAGGACAAGTGACAGAAGGCAGTTCGGGAGACCCACTGGCTGGTGTAAACATTGTAGTTAAGGGAAAGGTAATAGGTACTATTTCTGATCCAAATGGTAACTACAATTTATCCGTTGATATGGCCCCTCCTTTTACTCTCGTGTTTTCTTTTATTGGGTTTAATACACAAGAAGTAGAAGTAACTCAAAGTGGTGCCACAATAAATGTACCTATGGAAGAAGCTGCTTTATTAGGACAAGAAGTAGTTGTTTCTGCCTCAAGAGTTGAAGAAAGCATTCTTGAATCCCCTGTTACCATCGAAAAGATGGATATCAGAGCCATTCGTGAATCTGCTGCGCCAAGCTTTTATGACAACATCAAAACCTTAAAAGGTATAGACGTTTCAACTCAAAGTTTAACCTTTACCTCAATTAACCCAAGAGGATTCGGAGCAAACGGTAATACAAGAACTGTTCAGCTTATTGATGGTATCGATAACCAGGCGCCTGGTTTGAACTTCCCTGTAGGTAACATTGTAGGTATTAGTGAATTAGATCTTGAGAGCGTTGAAATCCTGCCAGGTGCGGCTTCTGCATTATACGGACCGAATGCTATTCAAGGTATCATCTTAATGAACAGTAAAAGTCCTTTCGAATATCAGGGTCTTAGTGCAACTGCTAAACTTGGTGTGAACCACATTGACGAGGAAGACGATGATATGTCAGCGTATCATAACTATGACTTCAGATATGCGAAAGCATTCAATAATAAGTTCGCGTTCAAAGTAACTGCTTCTTATTTACGAGCGAATGACTTTAGAGCGGTTGACTACAGAGATTTTTCATCAGGGGTTGTAGAAAGAAGTGCGGAATATGATCCATCACAACCAGGTTACAGAGACGGAAATAGAACGTATAATGGTGTCAATGTATATGGAGAACCTACAGTTAATTTAGGTAGTGTGGCTGACGGTGTAATTGCAGGTGGTGGAGCACTGGGAGCACAAATTGCTGCTATTAGACCATTAATTCCTAATGGAGAGGCTGGAAACTTCACTCCTCTTGGATGGACAGAACCAGAATTTGTTGATAATACAACTGAAAGTTTAAAATTGGGTTCTGCACTACATTATCGATTAAATGATGATTTAGAGCTTATCGGCCAGTATAATATTGGATTTGGAAGCACGGTATATACTGCTAATGACAGATTCGTTCTAGATGATTTTTCAATTTGGACTGGAAAACTTGAGTTAAGAGGTTCTAATTTCTACGTTAGAGCTTATACAACGCAGGAAGAATCTGGTGATAGCTACGCAGCCAATACTTTAGCATCATTAATAAACGTTGAAACTTATATTCCACAGTACTTTTCAAATTTTGCGGGAGCCAGAGCGGCTGGCCAATCAGTAGACGCCTCACATGCATTTGCAAGAGCAAACACTGAAAGATTAGATGTTAATGATCCTGATTTTAAAGAGAGGTTCGATAGATTGAGAAACACCCCTATTTCTGAAGGTGGTGCTAAATTCTTAGATCAGACTAGTCTCTATCAGGTGGAAGGTATGTACAACTTCGCGGATAAAATAGATTTTGCTGAAGTAATAGTAGGAGGTAATTATCGAATCTACGACCTTAAATCTGACGGTACATTATTTGCGCTTGAAAACATAGATTCAGGTGATGAATTTAATATGACCGAATGGGGTGGTTATGTACAAGTTAAAAAATCGGTATTTGATGAAAGATTAGATTTAACGGGTTCAGTTCGTTACGATAAAAACGAAAACTTTGACGGTCAGTTCTCACCAAGAATTTCAACTGTTTACAGCTTAGGAGCTGATAGAAATCATAACATTAGAGCTTCATTCCAAAGAGGTTTTAGAATTCCAACAACTCAAGACCAGTATATAAATTTAGATGTTGTTACAAGAAGGTTGGTTGGAAGTAATCAGGCCTTAGTTGATCAATTCAATTTTAGAACTAATCAGGTTTATACATTAACAAGTCTACAAAATGCTCAAGCCGGAACTGGATCTTTGCAAGCATGGACAGACTTTGATTTTGAACCTGAAAAAGTGGGTACCGGAGAAATTGGTTACAAAGGATTAATTGGAAACAAACTACTTATAGATGGGTCTTACTTTTACAGTGAGTATTCTGATTTAGTGGTTGAAGTAGATTTGGTACAAACTGCTACTGGAAATACAAGCACTGGTCAAACCCCAATTTACGCTGGTCCAGCTGATCCCGCTGGTATAGTTAACGGCACCACACCTATTGCGAGATATGGTTTTGATGTTAATTCTAACAGAATCGTGAAAGTACAAGGATTTGCTATAGGTGCAGAATATTCATTACCTAAAGGCTATCAAATTGCCGCTAACGTAAGTTATAATGAATTACTTGATGCCGATGTATTAAGAGATGCTGGATTCAGAGCTCAATTCAACACACCTGAATATCGTTACAACATTAAGTTTGCTAACAGAAAAGTTACCGATAAATTGGGATTCTCTGTAAACTATAGATGGCAGGACGCTTTCTTATGGGAATCTTCTTACGGTGTAGGCGTAGTACCTGCATTTGGTACAGTTGATGCTCAAGTGAGTTATAAACTTTCAAATTTAAAATCAATACTTAAGATTGGTGGTTCAAATATTACAAATGAAAGATATACTACTTCATTTGGTAACCCTCAGTTAGGTGCCATCTATTATGTAAGCATCACGTTTGATCAATTCTTTAATTAA
- a CDS encoding 3-oxoacid CoA-transferase subunit B: protein MLDKIGIAKRIAQEVQDGWYINLGIGIPTLVANYIPEKIDVVLQSENGLLGIGPFPFEEDVDADLINAGKQTVSMMPGSVLFNSSESFGMIRGGHVDLTILGAMEVSENGDIANWKIPGKMVKGMGGAMDLVASAENIIVAMQHKSRSGDSKLLKECTLPITGIKCVKKIVTDMAVMDVLPEGGFKLLERAPGVSVEDIKAATEGKLIVEGDIPEMKIN from the coding sequence ATGTTAGACAAGATTGGAATAGCTAAAAGAATAGCACAGGAAGTTCAAGATGGATGGTATATTAATTTAGGAATTGGTATTCCTACACTAGTGGCTAACTATATACCTGAAAAAATAGATGTGGTTCTTCAATCTGAGAACGGTTTATTGGGCATAGGGCCATTTCCTTTTGAAGAAGATGTGGATGCTGACTTAATAAATGCCGGAAAGCAAACAGTAAGTATGATGCCCGGCTCCGTATTATTCAATTCTTCTGAAAGTTTTGGTATGATACGAGGTGGCCATGTTGACCTGACCATTTTAGGTGCTATGGAAGTTTCTGAAAATGGTGATATAGCCAACTGGAAAATTCCTGGAAAAATGGTAAAAGGCATGGGTGGCGCCATGGATTTAGTAGCATCAGCCGAAAATATAATTGTTGCCATGCAACATAAAAGCCGTTCAGGGGATTCTAAGCTTTTAAAAGAATGTACCTTACCAATAACTGGAATAAAGTGTGTTAAGAAAATAGTAACGGACATGGCCGTGATGGATGTGTTACCTGAAGGTGGTTTTAAACTTTTAGAAAGAGCGCCAGGCGTAAGTGTTGAAGATATTAAAGCTGCCACTGAAGGTAAACTTATAGTGGAAGGTGATATACCTGAAATGAAAATTAATTAG
- the gldC gene encoding gliding motility protein GldC — protein MKKSEINFTVELDDENVPEKITWNASEKGSSDPDETKSISISLWDHEQKNTMRMDLWTKEMPVDEMKRFYIDCLGGLAQSVLNSTGDEFMSQQMNDLCEKLVEHVKKEFGMQ, from the coding sequence ATGAAGAAATCTGAAATAAATTTCACCGTAGAGCTAGATGATGAAAATGTTCCTGAAAAAATAACCTGGAACGCTTCTGAAAAAGGTAGTTCAGATCCTGATGAAACCAAATCTATAAGTATCTCACTTTGGGATCATGAACAAAAAAATACAATGCGCATGGACCTTTGGACCAAGGAAATGCCAGTTGATGAAATGAAACGTTTTTATATTGACTGTCTAGGAGGCCTTGCTCAAAGTGTATTGAACAGTACCGGTGATGAATTTATGTCTCAACAGATGAATGATCTTTGCGAAAAGCTGGTAGAGCACGTAAAGAAAGAATTCGGAATGCAGTAG
- a CDS encoding SGNH/GDSL hydrolase family protein: MKKLRYIFFGLLSTSLIITSCDSEDDLIEERLNETAVVEEDRVSGSADFTNYVALGNSLTAGFMDGALYNEGQMASFPNIIGQQMVSAGLTADFNQPDINSVNGFNSTFSNIGAGVIAGKTILDTSIPGPVPTFPGDLITAYTGDKSSLNNFGVPGARVASLITPGYGFPDVGNPYFSRFATDPSTTSILADALATNPTFYTLWIGSNDVLGYALAGGTGSDPLDAYSQAQFTADYSSIIGQLAATGSKGVVINVPPVLLIPFLRAVPYNAITLDQASADQLNTSLAGVNAALDAIVAFAGYDASDAARRKISYSEGPNPILVIDEELTDLGPFFDAITGVPGGLTPEQRAALMPYEQSRPLVEGELVLLSAGAVLGTEADGDDSDMTGPTPIGVAVPLGFDVFTGNLSGDQWYLTLAEQTAIVTARATYSGVIAGIAAATPGVEMYDIQPLFADIAGLTSAEATQLALSSAAISAADGDQGITYEGVNIAPDFSPSGIFSTDGVHPNPRGHAILANELINFINEKFGSNIPTVNTTVYRTVLFQ; this comes from the coding sequence ATGAAAAAATTAAGATATATTTTTTTCGGATTATTAAGCACTTCATTGATTATCACATCTTGTGATTCAGAAGATGACTTAATTGAAGAAAGACTGAATGAAACAGCGGTAGTTGAAGAGGATAGGGTATCTGGTAGTGCAGATTTCACTAATTATGTAGCTCTTGGAAACTCACTTACTGCCGGCTTCATGGATGGCGCCTTGTATAATGAAGGTCAGATGGCATCATTTCCAAATATTATTGGACAACAAATGGTTAGCGCTGGATTAACAGCGGATTTCAACCAACCTGACATTAACTCGGTTAATGGTTTCAATTCTACATTCTCCAATATAGGAGCAGGAGTTATTGCTGGTAAAACAATACTTGATACAAGCATTCCAGGACCAGTACCTACATTTCCAGGTGATTTAATCACTGCTTATACGGGAGATAAAAGTTCATTAAATAACTTTGGTGTTCCGGGAGCTCGAGTTGCCAGTTTAATTACCCCTGGATATGGTTTCCCTGATGTTGGAAATCCTTATTTCTCAAGGTTTGCAACTGATCCTTCAACAACTTCAATATTAGCAGATGCCCTAGCCACAAACCCTACTTTCTATACTTTATGGATTGGAAGTAATGATGTTCTTGGTTATGCTTTGGCTGGTGGTACAGGATCTGATCCATTAGATGCATATAGTCAAGCACAATTTACTGCAGATTACAGTAGTATAATTGGACAGCTTGCTGCTACTGGTTCTAAAGGGGTCGTAATTAATGTTCCCCCAGTATTATTGATCCCATTTTTAAGAGCTGTTCCTTATAATGCTATTACGTTAGACCAAGCAAGTGCAGATCAATTAAATACTAGCCTGGCTGGTGTAAATGCTGCATTAGATGCAATTGTTGCATTTGCAGGATATGATGCGTCTGATGCCGCTCGAAGGAAAATTAGCTATTCAGAAGGACCAAACCCAATTTTGGTAATTGATGAAGAATTAACTGATTTAGGTCCATTTTTTGATGCGATTACAGGTGTACCAGGAGGATTAACCCCAGAGCAAAGAGCTGCTTTAATGCCTTATGAGCAATCCAGACCGTTGGTAGAAGGTGAATTAGTTTTACTTTCCGCAGGTGCGGTATTGGGTACAGAGGCAGATGGCGATGATTCAGACATGACTGGCCCCACTCCTATAGGTGTGGCTGTTCCATTAGGTTTTGATGTATTTACTGGAAATTTAAGTGGTGATCAATGGTATTTAACCCTTGCTGAGCAAACTGCTATAGTTACAGCCAGAGCTACGTATTCTGGTGTAATTGCAGGTATAGCTGCAGCAACACCAGGAGTTGAAATGTATGATATTCAACCATTGTTTGCTGACATAGCTGGATTAACTTCTGCAGAAGCTACCCAACTAGCCCTTTCTTCTGCAGCTATTTCTGCAGCTGATGGTGATCAGGGGATTACTTACGAAGGTGTAAATATTGCTCCTGATTTTAGTCCATCAGGTATTTTCTCAACGGACGGTGTTCATCCTAACCCTAGAGGTCATGCTATCCTAGCAAATGAGTTAATTAACTTTATAAATGAGAAGTTTGGTTCAAATATCCCTACGGTAAATACTACTGTATATAGAACCGTTTTATTTCAATAG
- a CDS encoding sensor histidine kinase, whose product MSQSEHIKEGILANNERINKLLSLVSKTTDAPLMSELTSELKELLKNNMVVGKEALAEIKKQESQLKKIEQLTKENETIASENYLLQYKKKDLLVLANNLEDAYDEIAEKNKEITKKAQEVIEANEEMQRQKDEIEEKTRELESQKEALEDQADYLHEANERITQMHTELQNQKNEILEKNEELINLNNEKNNLIGIVAHDLKSPLNQIEGLVSLIKLTSQLEGETLQFVETISTSVGRLNAMITKILDTEAIESKKLNLKMEEVDLVKILERLIKNFKHTAESKQLKIVNEIKVKKAVTTLDESYCNQIFENLISNAIKFSPTNRSIFIRLTKEKEGFLAEVKDEGQGLTKSDLKKLFGKYQKLSAQPTGNETSTGLGLSIVKKYVEGMKGEIWCESEHGQGASFFVKFPIK is encoded by the coding sequence ATGTCTCAATCAGAACATATTAAAGAAGGCATCCTCGCCAACAACGAACGCATCAATAAATTGCTGTCTTTGGTTTCCAAGACTACGGATGCACCGTTAATGTCAGAATTAACAAGTGAGCTAAAAGAATTGCTTAAAAACAACATGGTAGTTGGTAAAGAAGCATTGGCAGAAATTAAAAAACAAGAATCACAGCTAAAGAAGATCGAGCAGCTTACCAAAGAAAATGAAACCATAGCCTCTGAGAACTATCTACTCCAATATAAGAAGAAGGACTTACTGGTATTAGCTAATAATTTGGAGGATGCCTATGACGAGATTGCTGAAAAGAATAAAGAGATAACAAAAAAAGCGCAGGAGGTAATTGAAGCCAATGAGGAGATGCAGCGTCAAAAGGATGAAATTGAAGAGAAAACGAGAGAACTAGAGTCTCAAAAAGAGGCCTTAGAAGATCAAGCAGATTATTTGCATGAAGCCAATGAAAGAATCACTCAAATGCATACAGAGCTTCAAAATCAGAAGAACGAGATTCTTGAAAAAAATGAGGAGCTGATAAATTTAAATAATGAAAAGAACAATTTAATAGGCATTGTTGCTCACGACCTGAAAAGTCCTTTAAATCAGATTGAAGGATTAGTAAGCCTTATAAAACTAACGAGTCAGCTGGAGGGGGAAACCCTTCAATTTGTGGAAACAATAAGCACCTCGGTAGGTCGATTGAATGCGATGATCACCAAAATATTGGACACTGAAGCGATTGAATCGAAGAAACTGAACCTCAAAATGGAAGAAGTGGATTTGGTAAAGATTCTTGAACGGCTCATTAAAAATTTTAAGCATACAGCTGAATCAAAGCAGCTAAAGATTGTAAATGAAATTAAAGTAAAAAAGGCCGTTACCACCCTGGATGAAAGCTACTGCAACCAGATTTTTGAAAACTTGATTTCTAATGCCATAAAATTTTCACCTACCAATCGCTCCATTTTTATAAGGCTAACCAAAGAAAAAGAAGGCTTCTTAGCAGAAGTAAAAGATGAAGGCCAGGGATTGACGAAAAGCGATTTAAAGAAGCTCTTTGGTAAGTATCAAAAATTGAGTGCTCAACCTACGGGCAATGAAACCTCAACGGGTTTGGGGTTATCAATTGTAAAGAAATATGTAGAGGGAATGAAAGGCGAAATTTGGTGTGAAAGTGAGCATGGTCAGGGCGCCAGCTTCTTTGTTAAATTTCCCATTAAATGA
- the gap gene encoding type I glyceraldehyde-3-phosphate dehydrogenase: MTKVAINGFGRIGRLAFKALLEKSNVEVVAINDLTDTTTLAHLLKYDSVHGRFNGTVEVTADGFKVNGKAIKVTAERDPANLPWSSLGVDIVLESTGFFVDKDGASKHLTAGAKKVVISAPAKGDIPTVVLGVNDDILTGSETIMSNASCTTNCLAPVAKVLNDKFGIDKGFITTIHAYTSDQNLQDSPHKDLRRARAAAINMVPTTTGAAKAVGLVLPDLKGKLDGNAVRVPTPTGSLTDLVCILKKEVTAEEINAAMKEASNGAMKGILEYTEDPIVSTDIIGNPHSSIFDSQMTSVNGNLVKVVSWYDNEAGYSNRVADLISKIA, translated from the coding sequence ATGACAAAAGTAGCAATAAACGGTTTTGGTAGAATTGGTCGATTGGCTTTCAAAGCTTTATTAGAAAAAAGCAATGTAGAAGTTGTAGCCATCAACGATCTTACAGATACAACTACACTAGCGCATTTATTGAAATATGATTCTGTTCATGGCAGATTCAATGGCACTGTAGAAGTTACTGCCGATGGTTTTAAAGTAAACGGAAAAGCAATTAAAGTAACCGCAGAAAGAGATCCTGCTAACTTGCCTTGGTCTTCATTAGGTGTTGACATTGTTCTTGAATCAACTGGTTTCTTTGTTGACAAAGATGGGGCATCTAAGCATTTAACTGCAGGCGCAAAGAAAGTAGTAATTTCTGCACCAGCTAAAGGAGATATTCCTACAGTGGTTCTTGGTGTAAACGATGATATATTAACTGGAAGCGAAACAATCATGTCTAACGCTTCTTGTACTACCAACTGCCTTGCTCCTGTCGCAAAAGTATTAAACGATAAATTCGGAATAGATAAAGGCTTTATTACCACTATTCACGCATATACATCTGATCAAAACTTACAGGATTCACCGCATAAAGATTTAAGAAGAGCGAGAGCTGCAGCAATTAATATGGTGCCTACCACTACTGGAGCTGCTAAAGCTGTAGGTTTAGTGTTGCCAGACTTAAAAGGAAAACTAGATGGTAACGCTGTGCGTGTACCTACTCCTACCGGATCATTAACTGATCTAGTATGTATTTTAAAGAAAGAAGTTACTGCAGAAGAAATTAATGCAGCAATGAAAGAGGCTTCTAACGGTGCAATGAAAGGTATTTTAGAATATACTGAGGATCCTATAGTTTCAACTGATATAATAGGAAACCCACATTCATCTATATTCGATTCTCAAATGACTTCTGTAAACGGAAACCTTGTGAAAGTTGTTTCTTGGTACGACAATGAGGCTGGATACTCAAATAGAGTAGCTGATCTGATTTCTAAAATCGCATAA
- a CDS encoding DMT family transporter, protein MFTSGVRYMLLATFFFSLMNVFVKMVPDIPAVEIVFFRSVVSLFLSFFFLRIQSVNIWGNNKKVLLFRGVSGAVALILYFTTLQLIPLASAVTIQFLSPIFSSILGIYIVKEKVKPWQWIFYLLAFSGVILVKGFDPRITPELFAIGIVSAFFSGLAYNFIRKLKQTEHPLVIVFYFPLVTLPVTGIISAFDWYMPHGDEWFILLLVGVFTQLAQYFMTKAYQAEELSKIASLKYLGLIYALGFGYVFFEETFNLITYFGMTIMIVGVILNVWYKNNLTNAEIKKAIR, encoded by the coding sequence ATGTTTACATCAGGCGTTAGATACATGCTGCTGGCTACATTTTTTTTCTCGCTCATGAATGTGTTCGTGAAAATGGTGCCAGATATTCCGGCAGTGGAAATAGTATTCTTCAGATCAGTAGTTTCACTGTTTTTGAGTTTTTTCTTTTTACGGATTCAAAGTGTAAATATTTGGGGCAATAATAAAAAAGTGTTGCTGTTTCGAGGAGTAAGTGGGGCTGTTGCACTTATATTATACTTTACAACCCTGCAGTTAATACCTCTGGCAAGTGCGGTAACTATTCAGTTTTTGTCACCTATATTTTCTTCCATTTTAGGTATTTACATTGTAAAAGAGAAAGTAAAACCCTGGCAATGGATTTTCTATTTGCTTGCATTTTCTGGGGTTATTTTGGTGAAGGGCTTCGACCCTAGAATTACACCTGAGTTGTTTGCTATTGGTATTGTATCCGCTTTTTTCTCTGGGTTGGCGTATAACTTTATTAGAAAATTAAAGCAAACGGAACACCCTCTGGTTATTGTGTTTTATTTTCCATTAGTAACACTTCCGGTTACAGGAATTATATCTGCTTTTGATTGGTATATGCCACACGGAGATGAATGGTTCATCTTGCTATTGGTAGGCGTGTTTACCCAATTGGCACAGTACTTCATGACAAAGGCATATCAGGCCGAAGAACTTTCTAAAATAGCCAGCCTAAAATATTTAGGGTTGATTTATGCCTTAGGGTTCGGATATGTCTTTTTCGAGGAGACCTTCAATTTAATAACCTATTTTGGAATGACCATTATGATTGTAGGAGTGATTCTTAACGTTTGGTATAAGAATAATTTAACGAACGCAGAAATAAAAAAGGCCATCCGCTGA